The Roseococcus microcysteis genome contains a region encoding:
- a CDS encoding Na+/H+ antiporter subunit E, whose amino-acid sequence MREGLRTSWIAGRRGLLLGLLWFVLVGPDPAALLPGLLAVGAATWLSLRLLPPVSALRAWRLALMLPPFLWRSLVGGVDVARRAFHPRLPLKPGWVEAPCRLGGGGRAVLGGGFSLMPGTLVAGTRRGQLLVHCLDTSQPVLRAVADDEAALARAIPPAEAPPR is encoded by the coding sequence ATGCGGGAGGGGCTTCGCACATCCTGGATCGCGGGCCGGCGTGGCCTGCTCCTCGGCCTGCTGTGGTTCGTCCTTGTGGGGCCGGACCCGGCGGCCCTGCTGCCCGGGCTTCTGGCCGTGGGGGCGGCCACCTGGCTCAGCCTGCGCCTGCTGCCGCCGGTTTCCGCTCTGCGCGCCTGGCGCCTTGCCCTCATGCTGCCGCCCTTCCTCTGGCGCTCCCTGGTGGGGGGCGTGGATGTGGCACGGCGGGCCTTCCATCCGCGCCTGCCGCTGAAGCCCGGTTGGGTGGAGGCGCCTTGTCGTCTTGGAGGTGGCGGGCGGGCCGTGCTGGGCGGCGGCTTCAGCCTGATGCCGGGCACCTTGGTCGCGGGCACGCGGCGGGGGCAGTTGCTGGTGCATTGCCTGGACACCTCCCAGCCTGTCCTGCGCGCCGTGGCCGATGACGAGGCGGCGCTGGCCCGCGCCATTCCGCCCGCCGAGGCACCCCCGCGATGA
- a CDS encoding monovalent cation/H+ antiporter complex subunit F yields the protein MNDLLLAAAALVLISLAAGFWRVWRGPSMADRMMAAQLVGTGGVAVVMLLAAAGGHWAMLDAALVLALLAAFAAVAFVKARTPEGAGDPEAEEPQDGR from the coding sequence ATGAACGACCTCCTCCTCGCCGCGGCGGCGCTGGTGCTGATCAGCCTCGCCGCGGGGTTCTGGCGCGTCTGGCGCGGCCCCAGCATGGCCGACCGCATGATGGCCGCGCAGCTGGTGGGCACGGGCGGCGTGGCGGTGGTGATGCTGCTGGCGGCGGCGGGCGGGCACTGGGCCATGCTGGACGCGGCACTGGTGCTGGCGCTGCTTGCCGCCTTCGCCGCCGTGGCCTTCGTCAAGGCGCGGACCCCCGAGGGCGCGGGCGACCCTGAGGCCGAGGAGCCGCAAGATGGTCGCTGA
- a CDS encoding monovalent cation/H(+) antiporter subunit G, translating into MVADILTGVLVLLGVAGFFAGSVGLLRFPDTHSRLHALTKADNLGLGLIALGLAFQAEGVADILKLALIWALAILAAGTAAQLVARSALEDGASGEEDAP; encoded by the coding sequence ATGGTCGCTGACATCCTGACCGGGGTGCTGGTCCTGCTGGGCGTCGCCGGCTTCTTCGCGGGCTCGGTCGGGCTGCTGCGTTTTCCCGACACGCACAGCCGCCTGCACGCGCTGACCAAGGCGGACAATCTGGGCCTTGGCCTCATTGCGCTCGGCCTCGCCTTCCAGGCCGAGGGGGTGGCGGACATCCTCAAGCTCGCCCTCATCTGGGCGCTGGCCATCCTGGCGGCGGGCACGGCGGCGCAGTTGGTCGCGCGTTCGGCGCTGGAGGACGGCGCCTCGGGCGAGGAGGACGCGCCATGA
- a CDS encoding hydrogenase subunit MbhD domain-containing protein has translation MISTALDLVLVALLVAAALAAVGARGLFAGVVFFVAYGVFVAIAWLRLDAIDVALAEAAIGAGLTGVLLLGAVGHLTRAGAGAPPRRPAIPLALACAGISVMLGWAFLSLPDAPGLQVPVAAALPGSGSTNPVTSVLLNFRAFDTLLESIVLLAVLVGVWALAPDAAWGGRPGLVQRVRPDGVLAGFGRLLPPLGLLVGVYLVWAGTKQPGGAFQGGTVLAAVWLLAAMAGVTRAPRVTSLVLRIALVAGPVLFLAVGMAGALGGSFLGLRPDWAAALVLTIEVGLTLSIASALALLVLGPPERAA, from the coding sequence ATGATCTCCACCGCCCTCGACCTGGTGCTGGTGGCGCTGCTGGTCGCGGCCGCACTCGCCGCCGTGGGGGCGCGGGGGCTTTTCGCGGGCGTGGTGTTCTTCGTGGCCTATGGGGTCTTCGTGGCTATCGCCTGGCTGCGGCTGGACGCGATCGACGTGGCGTTGGCCGAGGCCGCCATCGGCGCGGGGCTGACCGGCGTGCTGCTGCTGGGCGCGGTGGGGCATCTCACCCGCGCGGGGGCCGGGGCGCCGCCGCGCCGCCCGGCCATCCCACTGGCGCTGGCCTGCGCGGGCATTTCCGTGATGCTGGGCTGGGCCTTCCTCTCCCTGCCGGATGCGCCCGGGCTGCAGGTGCCGGTGGCGGCCGCGCTGCCCGGTTCGGGTTCGACCAATCCCGTCACCTCCGTGCTGCTGAACTTCCGCGCCTTCGACACGCTGCTGGAGAGCATCGTGCTGCTGGCCGTGCTGGTGGGCGTCTGGGCGCTGGCGCCCGATGCCGCCTGGGGCGGGCGGCCCGGCCTCGTGCAGCGGGTTCGGCCCGATGGCGTGCTGGCGGGCTTCGGCCGGCTGCTGCCGCCGCTGGGGCTGCTGGTGGGCGTCTATCTGGTCTGGGCGGGCACCAAGCAGCCGGGCGGCGCCTTTCAGGGTGGCACGGTGCTGGCGGCGGTCTGGCTGCTGGCCGCCATGGCCGGCGTGACGCGGGCGCCGCGCGTGACGAGCCTCGTGCTGCGCATCGCCCTGGTGGCGGGGCCGGTGCTGTTCCTCGCGGTGGGCATGGCGGGTGCCTTGGGCGGCAGCTTCCTCGGCCTGCGGCCTGACTGGGCGGCGGCGCTGGTGCTGACCATCGAGGTGGGCCTCACCCTCTCCATCGCCAGCGCGCTGGCCTTGC